The proteins below are encoded in one region of Equus caballus isolate H_3958 breed thoroughbred chromosome 16, TB-T2T, whole genome shotgun sequence:
- the LOC138917982 gene encoding ral guanine nucleotide dissociation stimulator-like, whose amino-acid sequence MFSCCLLSCGGSGFRKAKKKRLFSHYRHWLGPHLHRLCPTGRRSTQRCMQEVVEELADGFGYSISLDRAQLHPANNSDQGCSESSTQEVVEELTDGFGYSISLDRDQLHRTIINNQGCSESEDESTLSVTEACRMRALQAGVMQRLSESVLPAFPSRVLCSVTTSLCSYSGSSTAHQVLDQLFPRSHLPSIPGDALIPFGTHGGSLAHCVRDAGRQHHLPNAIYFLLGTWLGQGQDCRERLQFPCWTLQLATLHVSFGGSHVEGHAYLLPGHLEHLKAIEAKQKEPAPKLLPHPEPEPEPEPAPGLQPSPAPAPPPMAELEPASPASDPTGLEEGAPLASAPVPAPELEPTGPWAVTTENQLREEKMNILDFPPRLVAEQLTRMEAELFKKLVPAHCLGSIWSQRDRRDRKFLAPTIRDTVAHMNTLANSVIATCLGALGMTAQDRARMVELWIHVAEGEILHL is encoded by the exons ATGTTCTCCTGTTGTCTCCTGAGTTGTGGAGGCTccggcttcaggaaagccaagaaaaagagacttttcagtcactatagacactggcttggccctcacctgcaccgcctCTGTCCAACTGGCAGGAGGAGCACTCAG agatGCATGCAGGAGGTGGTTGAAGAGCTGGCagatggcttcgggtactccatctccctggaccgGGCGCAGCTCCACCCCGCCAACAATAGtgaccagggctgctctgag agcagCACACAGGAGGTGGTCGAAGAGCTGACGGATGGCTTtgggtactccatctccctggacagggaccagctgcaccgcaccatcatcaataaccagggatgctctgag agtgaagatgagtccactctgtctgtcactgaggcctgcaggatgcgtgccctccaggcaggcgtgatgcagaggctctcagagtctgtgctgccagccttccccagcagagtcctctgcagtgtcaccacctccctctgcagctactcaggctccagcacagcccaccaggtgctggaccagctgtttcccag gtcccatctaccctccatcccgggcgatgccctcatcccctttgggacacatggaggcagcttggcccattgtgTGCGGGATGCTGGAAGACagcaccacctcccaaa tgctatctatttcctgctgggaacctggctgggccaagggcaggattgcagggagcgcctacagtttccatgctggaccctgcagctggccactctgcacgtcagctttggtggctcacatgtggagggccatgcctaccttctgccaggaCACCTGGAGCACCTGAAGGCCATTGAGGCCAAACAGAAAG agccagctccaaagctcctgccacatccagagccagagccagagccagaaccagcccctgggctacagccatctccagctccagccccaccacccatggcagagctggagccagcgtCACCTGCATCGGACcctacagggctggaggaaggggcaccattagcttcagccccagtgccagctcctgaactagagcccactggaccctgggctgtgaccaccgaaaaccagctgcgggaggagaagatgaacatcttggacttccctccccggctggtggcagagcagctgacaagGATGGAGGCG gagctgttcaagaaattggtgcctgcccactgcctgggctccatctggtccCAGCGAGACCGCAGGGACCGCAAAttcctggcacccaccatccgTGACACTGTGGCACACATGAACACCTTGGCCAACAGTGTCATCGCTACGTGCCTCGGGGCCCTGGgcatgacagcgcaggacagggccaggatgGTAGAGCTGTGGattcatgtggctgaa ggagagATCCTACACCTTTAA